Proteins from a genomic interval of bacterium:
- a CDS encoding T9SS type A sorting domain-containing protein: MHRRTTRQVWLIVLLSLVVCGSANAEGKIAIDWLHGQPSAESLYLNPDLAALYPDFRFVLFEPARMPMYEILAEGVLIGNYADSVFVDVPSRAEALYVVILRGAAPEAYTFVQIVAPDQSITPGAYGMSHLDNPSPGRYTIRFGYHVNGQTYRIGIGPHLWDVYPPEDYDAVVDFHSLVWMLFQGESPPRSDYDIARLQQFLNVGGGIGLFYDGSEPVAEKPIIRLRDFTDEGATVRLDPPGYVSYTLPQPKSARPLTWEIPPTSADVELDYEVAFHRPLNFVSPGSHRGEFVNQSWAIVRDVKTLRFTKNAGYSISEIGTLLPTEKGVSFGGASLPYEQARARLDATLREEAQEAGMLREDIESFFTKYDWAARLLGQAGKSQGVLVVYRLEGEDYDALFPLTADPTPAEMHRVLWVYSILPDHVTAVHSVHPPVAAVPATPATRIAGVYHEYGFFRETYGGDALDEMDAWGWHFYDDMLIDTSDQYPHWWGAYYFDTWGASPLVARLSLGVNRLLGFCTSGIVPAAGTSEVVLSGDEDTRSEFPDGHFPAGSYPPVVVARQEVTGGRLIGTGDLAFFADSADNRQFMQNILEWLCEGATGGGPDIDIAVAVIETCLVEDETAVASLAVWNVGNAPLTLTTTIPLLQWFTAVGPTQAEIVPGEAAHYDLQWSAVDVTPGYHDALWTFTSNDPNESTLTWPVRLRVLASASAGPENPDAFPARFELLPAYPNPFNSSTTLSFTLPGTAQAKLNVYDLQGRLVRVLVDRESSAGRHSVHFDAGTLPSGFYFVGLSAGGHTAAQKLLLLK; the protein is encoded by the coding sequence ATGCACCGCAGAACTACCCGTCAAGTTTGGCTCATCGTGCTGCTGTCGCTGGTCGTTTGCGGCAGTGCGAATGCCGAGGGCAAGATCGCCATTGACTGGCTGCACGGCCAGCCTTCGGCGGAAAGTCTCTATCTTAATCCCGATCTGGCGGCACTCTATCCCGATTTCCGGTTCGTGCTCTTCGAGCCCGCGCGGATGCCGATGTACGAGATTCTGGCGGAGGGAGTTCTGATCGGGAATTATGCGGATTCGGTCTTCGTGGACGTGCCGTCACGGGCGGAGGCTCTTTATGTGGTGATTCTGCGCGGTGCGGCACCGGAGGCATACACGTTCGTCCAAATTGTCGCTCCCGACCAGAGCATCACGCCCGGAGCCTACGGGATGTCCCATCTCGACAATCCTTCGCCCGGACGCTACACGATCCGTTTCGGCTACCATGTGAACGGGCAAACCTACCGGATCGGCATCGGCCCGCACCTCTGGGACGTGTATCCGCCGGAGGACTACGACGCCGTCGTGGACTTCCACAGTTTGGTGTGGATGCTGTTTCAGGGGGAAAGCCCGCCGCGCTCGGACTATGACATTGCTCGCTTGCAGCAATTCCTGAACGTGGGCGGCGGGATCGGACTTTTTTATGACGGTTCGGAGCCGGTGGCGGAAAAGCCGATCATTCGCTTGCGGGATTTCACGGATGAAGGAGCGACGGTGCGACTGGATCCGCCCGGCTACGTGAGCTACACGCTGCCGCAGCCGAAGAGCGCGCGGCCGCTCACATGGGAAATTCCGCCCACTTCAGCCGACGTGGAGTTGGATTATGAAGTCGCGTTTCACCGGCCCTTGAATTTCGTTTCGCCCGGATCGCATCGCGGCGAGTTCGTCAATCAATCGTGGGCAATCGTCCGTGACGTGAAAACCCTTCGCTTCACGAAGAACGCGGGCTACAGCATCTCGGAGATCGGAACGCTCTTGCCAACTGAGAAGGGAGTTTCTTTCGGCGGCGCGAGCCTGCCCTACGAACAGGCTCGTGCGCGACTTGACGCCACGCTGCGCGAGGAAGCGCAAGAGGCGGGGATGCTCCGCGAGGATATCGAGTCGTTTTTTACCAAGTACGATTGGGCGGCGCGACTGCTCGGTCAAGCCGGCAAGTCGCAGGGAGTCTTAGTAGTCTATCGGCTGGAAGGCGAGGATTACGATGCGCTCTTCCCGCTGACGGCTGATCCGACGCCCGCCGAGATGCACCGCGTTCTGTGGGTCTATTCGATCCTCCCCGACCACGTGACGGCGGTTCATTCGGTTCATCCGCCGGTGGCGGCGGTTCCCGCCACTCCGGCCACGCGCATCGCCGGAGTCTATCATGAATACGGTTTCTTCCGCGAGACCTACGGGGGCGACGCGCTCGACGAGATGGACGCGTGGGGCTGGCATTTCTACGACGACATGCTGATTGACACCAGCGATCAGTATCCCCATTGGTGGGGAGCCTACTATTTCGATACCTGGGGCGCAAGTCCGCTGGTGGCGCGTCTCTCTTTGGGCGTGAATCGTCTGCTCGGATTCTGCACCAGCGGAATTGTCCCGGCGGCCGGAACCTCGGAGGTCGTGTTGAGCGGAGACGAGGACACCCGTTCCGAGTTTCCCGACGGTCATTTCCCGGCGGGCAGCTATCCGCCGGTGGTGGTGGCGCGGCAGGAGGTGACGGGCGGAAGGTTGATTGGAACGGGTGATTTGGCGTTCTTCGCCGACTCCGCGGATAACCGGCAATTCATGCAGAACATTCTCGAATGGCTCTGCGAAGGCGCGACCGGCGGCGGGCCGGACATTGACATTGCCGTGGCGGTGATCGAAACCTGTCTGGTCGAAGATGAAACGGCGGTAGCGTCGCTGGCCGTTTGGAATGTGGGAAATGCTCCGCTCACGCTGACCACGACCATTCCCCTTCTTCAATGGTTCACGGCCGTTGGACCCACGCAAGCCGAGATCGTTCCCGGCGAGGCCGCGCACTACGATTTGCAGTGGTCGGCGGTTGACGTGACGCCGGGCTATCACGACGCGTTGTGGACGTTCACCAGCAACGATCCCAACGAATCCACGCTGACGTGGCCGGTGCGACTGCGCGTGTTGGCGAGTGCCTCGGCGGGACCGGAAAATCCCGATGCATTCCCAGCGCGCTTCGAGCTGCTTCCGGCCTATCCGAATCCGTTCAATTCCAGTACCACACTCTCGTTTACTCTTCCCGGCACCGCACAAGCCAAGCTCAATGTTTACGATCTTCAGGGTCGCTTGGTTCGTGTACTTGTGGATCGAGAATCTTCTGCCGGAAGACATTCCGTTCATTTTGACGCTGGTACGTTGCCCTCTGGATTCTACTTCGTCGGTCTTTCCGCCGGTGGACATACCGCCGCTCAGAAGCTTTTGTTGCTGAAATAG
- a CDS encoding T9SS type A sorting domain-containing protein has protein sequence MLVLRFLLPLLALAGLAQAQVDSLWSRLYGPPDCSAFCNSAQRTADGGFILAGAAIFQDYSHLEDIWLVKTDGQGDTLWTRRYGYPNGFDFAKFILQTSDGGYFIIARSTSHEGFDGCEWILRTDDNGDTLWTRWFCRDSWIFLNRAIETDDGGFALVGNTPAGSPPQDAPFILKLSDTGDSLWMHSYIEDQPRTEFFDLVQTPDGGFALGGLTIPPGHGWCNFALMKADTLGRPSWMRHYGGPLNEKATGLTRTPEGGYALAGITSTWGMGDYDYWLVVTDSLGNSRFAQTYGNPSPDMLASFLMLPDGGLLLAGEGSPSYWHRQRFFIVRTNSLGDSLWSRMFGGEDIGVQCVAVMSTDDGGFALAGRIWPSNLEGISRIILLKTGSELAADPCSPALPRHLGLAVYPNPFNSSTRIFFSLPRIEKVHLTVFDLSGRRVRVLVDDILPVGEHQVPFDGSALPSGIYFARLEAQGMSQTRKMVLLK, from the coding sequence GTGTTGGTTCTTCGATTTCTTCTTCCACTGCTGGCTCTGGCCGGCCTGGCTCAGGCTCAGGTAGACAGCCTATGGTCGCGACTCTACGGTCCGCCGGATTGCTCAGCTTTCTGCAATTCCGCCCAGCGAACGGCGGACGGGGGTTTCATTCTGGCCGGTGCGGCCATATTCCAAGACTACTCGCACTTGGAGGACATTTGGCTGGTCAAGACCGACGGTCAGGGGGATACTCTGTGGACCCGGCGCTATGGGTACCCGAATGGATTCGATTTCGCCAAGTTCATTCTTCAAACGTCCGATGGAGGATACTTCATCATCGCCCGCAGCACGTCGCATGAGGGATTCGACGGCTGCGAGTGGATCCTTCGCACGGATGACAACGGCGATACGTTATGGACGCGCTGGTTTTGCCGGGACAGTTGGATATTCCTCAACCGGGCGATCGAGACCGACGATGGCGGCTTCGCCCTGGTGGGCAATACTCCGGCCGGTTCCCCGCCACAGGACGCGCCGTTCATCCTCAAACTCAGCGATACGGGCGACAGCCTGTGGATGCATTCGTATATCGAGGACCAGCCCCGCACGGAGTTCTTTGACCTTGTGCAAACACCGGATGGCGGTTTTGCTCTTGGCGGATTGACGATTCCTCCCGGTCATGGATGGTGCAATTTCGCGCTGATGAAAGCCGACACTCTGGGAAGGCCGAGCTGGATGCGCCACTATGGGGGCCCGCTCAACGAGAAAGCGACCGGTTTGACACGCACGCCGGAAGGGGGCTATGCGCTGGCGGGGATCACCAGCACGTGGGGAATGGGGGACTACGATTATTGGTTGGTGGTCACGGATTCACTGGGGAACAGCCGGTTTGCGCAGACCTACGGAAATCCCAGCCCCGATATGCTGGCATCGTTTCTGATGCTGCCGGATGGCGGCCTTCTCTTGGCCGGTGAAGGCAGTCCGTCCTATTGGCACCGTCAACGATTCTTCATCGTACGCACCAACAGCCTCGGCGACTCCTTGTGGAGTCGCATGTTCGGCGGCGAGGACATCGGCGTCCAATGTGTTGCGGTGATGTCCACCGATGACGGCGGTTTTGCGCTGGCCGGTCGCATTTGGCCGTCAAACCTCGAGGGTATATCACGGATTATCCTGCTTAAGACCGGTTCGGAATTGGCTGCCGATCCCTGCTCTCCCGCGCTGCCCCGCCATCTCGGTTTGGCCGTATATCCTAATCCGTTCAATTCCTCCACACGGATATTTTTCTCCCTGCCGCGCATCGAGAAGGTGCATCTGACGGTCTTCGATCTGAGCGGCCGAAGGGTGAGAGTCCTCGTGGATGACATTCTCCCTGTCGGGGAACATCAGGTTCCGTTCGACGGCTCGGCCCTACCTTCCGGCATCTACTTCGCGCGGCTGGAAGCACAGGGGATGTCGCAGACGAGAAAAATGGTGTTGCTCAAATAG